A region from the Pelodiscus sinensis isolate JC-2024 chromosome 11, ASM4963464v1, whole genome shotgun sequence genome encodes:
- the LGALS12 gene encoding galectin-12 isoform X2, with protein sequence MGPTSLVDFILQPPVFHPVLPYMTTIFGGLTHGKMVLMQGMVFVEAERFQVDFQCGCSLMPRSDIAIHFNPRFRSRPHIICNTLQNGHWLEETKFPQLPLRRGEAFQLLFLFGQEEVQPFDASRTEYPVAHPMQLNSSKLAVPYSHPLPHGLAARDTITVRALVCPEPEGFTLSLREDPSHILLRLSTCFRSRALVWSSYPDEAAGHSGKVTTYFPFHPQRFFELLLVCAEGSFKLALNGIPLGQYDVPWLAWDLVTELRIEGDITLYSVLS encoded by the exons ATGGGCCCCACTTCTCTGGTAGATTTCATCCTCCAGCCCCCAGTCTTCCACCCG GTGCTCCCGTATATGACGACGATCTTCGGTGGCTTGACCCATGGGAAGATGGTTCTGATGCAGGGCATGGTCTTTGTGGAGGCGGAAAG GTTCCAGGTGGATTTCCAGTGTGGCTGCAGTCTGATGCCCCGGTCGGACATTGCCATCCACTTCAACCCCCGCTTCCGCTCCCGGCCCCACATCATCTGTAACACCCTGCAGAACGGGCACTGGCTGGAGGAGACCAAGTTCCCCCAGCTGCCCCTCAGGAGGGGAGAGgccttccagctgctcttcctctttgggcaggaggaggtgcag CCCTTTGATGCCAGCCGAACTGAATACCCTGTTGCCCAT cCAATGCAGCTAAACAGCTCAAAGCTG GCTGTGCCGTACTCCCACCCGCTCCCACATGGCCTTGCCGCCAGAGACACCATTACAGTCAGAGCACTGGTGTGCCCAGAGCCTGAGGG GTTCACCCTCAGCCTGAGGGAAGACCCATCCCACATCCTCTTACGACTCAGCACCTGCTTCAGATCCAGAGCCCTGGTGTGGAGCTCCTACCCGGATGAGGCCGCAGGCCATTCAGGGAAAGTGACGACCTACTTCCCCTTCCATCCCCAGCGCTTCTTTGAG CTGCTGCTTGTCTGTGCGGAGGGGAGCTTCAAACTGGCACTCAACGGGATCCCTCTAGGCCAGTATGACGTGCCTTGGCTCGCCTGGGACCTGGTCACAGAGCTGCGAATAGAGGGGGACATCACACTCTACAGTGTCCTCTCCTGA
- the LGALS12 gene encoding galectin-12 isoform X1 — translation MGPTSLVDFILQPPVFHPVLPYMTTIFGGLTHGKMVLMQGMVFVEAERFQVDFQCGCSLMPRSDIAIHFNPRFRSRPHIICNTLQNGHWLEETKFPQLPLRRGEAFQLLFLFGQEEVQVSVNGQHVLQYRYRLPLARVDTLSVFGDITVKSIAFLPSNPFDASRTEYPVAHPMQLNSSKLAVPYSHPLPHGLAARDTITVRALVCPEPEGFTLSLREDPSHILLRLSTCFRSRALVWSSYPDEAAGHSGKVTTYFPFHPQRFFELLLVCAEGSFKLALNGIPLGQYDVPWLAWDLVTELRIEGDITLYSVLS, via the exons ATGGGCCCCACTTCTCTGGTAGATTTCATCCTCCAGCCCCCAGTCTTCCACCCG GTGCTCCCGTATATGACGACGATCTTCGGTGGCTTGACCCATGGGAAGATGGTTCTGATGCAGGGCATGGTCTTTGTGGAGGCGGAAAG GTTCCAGGTGGATTTCCAGTGTGGCTGCAGTCTGATGCCCCGGTCGGACATTGCCATCCACTTCAACCCCCGCTTCCGCTCCCGGCCCCACATCATCTGTAACACCCTGCAGAACGGGCACTGGCTGGAGGAGACCAAGTTCCCCCAGCTGCCCCTCAGGAGGGGAGAGgccttccagctgctcttcctctttgggcaggaggaggtgcag gtGAGCGTGAATGGGCAGCACGTCCTCCAGTATCGATACCGCCTGCCCCTGGCCCGAGTGGACACTTTGAGTGTGTTTGGTGACATCACAGTGAAGAGCATCGCCTTCCTGCCCAGCAAT CCCTTTGATGCCAGCCGAACTGAATACCCTGTTGCCCAT cCAATGCAGCTAAACAGCTCAAAGCTG GCTGTGCCGTACTCCCACCCGCTCCCACATGGCCTTGCCGCCAGAGACACCATTACAGTCAGAGCACTGGTGTGCCCAGAGCCTGAGGG GTTCACCCTCAGCCTGAGGGAAGACCCATCCCACATCCTCTTACGACTCAGCACCTGCTTCAGATCCAGAGCCCTGGTGTGGAGCTCCTACCCGGATGAGGCCGCAGGCCATTCAGGGAAAGTGACGACCTACTTCCCCTTCCATCCCCAGCGCTTCTTTGAG CTGCTGCTTGTCTGTGCGGAGGGGAGCTTCAAACTGGCACTCAACGGGATCCCTCTAGGCCAGTATGACGTGCCTTGGCTCGCCTGGGACCTGGTCACAGAGCTGCGAATAGAGGGGGACATCACACTCTACAGTGTCCTCTCCTGA
- the LOC102460791 gene encoding solute carrier family 22 member 6-A-like: MTFAEFLHQVGGMGRFQIIHTTLLTIPIVLMASHNLLQNFTAAIPGHHCQIRIDGNNTRYSNATLHLDSQDLLRVSIPMDRNQQPEKCHRFVSTQWQLLDPNATQPNGTQLATEPCREGWTYDRSIFTSTIITEWDLVCNLRRLRQMAQSIYMAGVLVGALVLSGLSDRTGRKAMLIWSFLQLAVMGTCTAFSPNYISYCIFRFLGGMALSGFGLSIACLIVEWIPTQFRTITVAISGFVYTLGQLLLAGLAYGIPDWRWLQLAVSLPFFLFLFYSWWLAESARWLVLAGKADVAVNVLQRVARVNGKQEEGEKITTEILKSNMQKELSTVKSSYTVSDLVRTPAIRHIFCCLSVVWFSASFSYYGLAMDLQNFGVSIYVIQLIFGAVDFPAKVVVTISMSYIGRRVTLSACLILAGSVIIANIFVPRELQMVRTSLAVIGKGCLSAAFNCVFLFTTELYPTPIRQTGLGFGSTMARVGGIVAPLAKMLDEYVSFLPPVVYGAAPILSGIAASFLPETLNQPLPDTVEEVESRSRKKRAEASQEKIPLQTPEQVMLKET, from the exons ATGACTTTTGCTGAATTCTTGCACCAGGTGGGTGGCATGGGACGTTTTCAAATTATCCACACAACGCTGCTCACCATCCCCATCGTGCTGATGGCCAGCCACAACCTCTTGCAGAACTTTACTGCTGCCATCCCAGGGCACCACTGCCAAATCCGTATCGATGGCAACAACACCCGCTACTCTAATGCTACCCTGCACCTGGACTCCCAGGACCTTCTCCGGGTCTCCATCCCCATGGACAGGAACCAACAGCCAGAGAAGTGCCACCGCTTTGTCAGCACTCAGTGGCAGCTCCTAGACCCCAATGCCACCCAGCCCAATGGAACTCAGCTGgccacagagccctgcagggagggATGGACCTATGACAGGAGCATCTTCACCTCCACCATCATTACTGAG TGGGACCTCGTGTGTAACCTGCGGAGGCTCCGGCAGATGGCTCAGTCGATCTACAtggctggggtgctggtgggagcgcTTGTGCTCAGTGGTCTCTCTGACAG GACTGGACGCAAGGCAATGCTCATCTGGTCCTTTCTGCAGCTGGCCGTGATGGGGACCTGCACGGCCTTCTCCCCCAATTACATCTCCTACTGCATCTTCCGCTTCCTGGGTGGGATGGCGCTGTCTGGCTTCGGGCTCAGCATCGCCTGCCTGA TTGTGGAATGGATCCCCACCCAGTTCCGCACCATCACCGTTGCCAtatcagggtttgtctacaccctgggccagctcctgctggcaggcttggcATATGGCATTCCAGATTGGCGCTGGCTACAGCTGgctgtgtctttgcctttcttcctcttcctcttctattCCTG GTGGCTTGCAGAATCTGCCCGCTGGCTGGTTCTGGCTGGTAAAGCTGATGTAGCTGTGAATGTGCTCCAAAGGGTCGCCAGAGTGAATGGGAAACAGGAAGAAGGGGAGAAGATTACCACAGAG ATTCTAAAATCCAACATGCAGAAGGAACTGTCAACAGTGAAGTCCTCCTACACTGTCTCAGACCTGGTGCGCACACCCGCCATACGTCACATATTCTGCTGCCTCTCAGTTGTGTG GTTCTCTGCCAGTTTCTCCTATTATGGGCTGGCCATGGACTTGCAGAACTTTGGCGTCAGCATCTATGTGATCCAGTTGATTTTTGGAGCCGTCGACTTCCCAGCCAAAGTGGTGGTCACCATCTCCATGTCCTACATTGGGCGCAGGGTCACGCTCTCAGCCTGCCTCATCCTGGCAGGGAGTGTCATCATTGCCAACATCTTTGTGCCCAGAG AGTTGCAGATGGTGCGCACGTCGCTAGCTGTGATTGGGAAGGGATGTCTTTCAGCCGCCTTCAATTGCGTGTTTCTGTTCACAACTGAGCTCTACCCCACCCCGATCAG GCAGACGGGACTGGGCTTTGGCAGCACCATGGCCCGGGTAGGAGGTATTGTGGCTCCCTTGGCCAAGATGTTGGATGAATACGTCTCCTTCCTGCCGCCAGTCGTCTACGGcgccgcccccatcctctccGGTATTGCGGCCTCCTTCCTCCCGGAGACACTCAACCAGCCACTGCCAGACACTGTTGAGGAGGTGGAGAGCAG